The proteins below are encoded in one region of Silene latifolia isolate original U9 population chromosome 2, ASM4854445v1, whole genome shotgun sequence:
- the LOC141637626 gene encoding uncharacterized protein LOC141637626, with the protein MTGGDASESGPVSHTSQSGNTTPRIDPLSPFYLGSGDLPNLKLSTVLLNTYNYDDWSRSMRMSLKSRRKFGFCDRTVEKPTDIFLLKQWEVIHCTIVSWLRATIDPSVLESVPYVEDAAAMWGDLAERFVVVDGTSIHTLKSDLSDCRQKKGMSVTEYYGKLKSLWDAISIHEPPFACECGKCTCDIATKAIKRLDNERLHQFFMGLDRSLYDPIRNQQFQLVPLPSLNRGYHAVLQAERLLLSDSPSPDVNEVSAFAVSGPSRTPSDWKTLREREKSERRKIFCTHCQINGHDIKSCFIRLNKFPDWWGSRPRTLAELRSRKGMSPGAGSSATTSGSGFGAGSQGEGVVHANALQSVSSDRLSGPYLEEDDWSR; encoded by the exons ATGACTGGTGGAGATGCTTCCGAGTCAGGCCCTGTTTCTCATACTTCTCAATCGGGAAACACGACTCCTCGGATTGATCCTTTGTCTCCGTTCTATCTCGGTTCCGGAGACCTTCCAAATCTCAAACTTTCCACTGTTCTCTTGAATACTTACAATTATGATGATTGGAGTCGTTCTATGCGAATGTCACTCAAATCTCGTCGCAAGTTTGGCTTTTGTGACAGGACTGTCGAAAAACCGACTGATATTTTTCTCCTCAAGCAATGGGAAGTGATTCATTGCACTATTGTTTCCTGGCTTCGGGCTACGATTGATCCGTCGGTCCTCGAAAGCGTGCCATATGTCGAAGATGCCGCTGCTATGTGGGGGGATTTAGCGGAGCGATTTGTCGTGGTTGATGGTACGTCTATTCACACTTTGAAATCCGATCTTAGTGACTGTCGACAAAAGAAAGGTATGTCCGTCACTGAATATTACGGTAAATTAAAATCGCTTTGGGATGCTATTTCCATACATGAACCCCCTTTTGCTTGTGAATGTGGAAAATGCACTTGTGATATTGCTACTAAAGCGATTAAACGCCTTGACAATGAACGACTTCACCAATTTTTTATGGGACTTGATCGTAGTTTATACGACCCTATCCGTAATCAACAATTTCAACTTGTCCCACTGCCTTCTCTTAATCGCGGCTATCATGCCGTGCTTCAGGCAGAGCGCTTACTTCTTAGTGACTCACCCTCTCCTGATGTGAATGAAGTCTCTGCCTTTGCGGTCTCGGGTCCTTCACGTACTCCTTCGGACTGGAAGACTCTGCGTGAACGCGAAAAATCGGAGCGTCGAAAAATATTTTGCACTCACTGTCAGATTAATGGTCATgacatcaaatcttgttttattAGACTTAATAAATTCCCGGATTGGTGGGGTAGTAGACCTCGAACTTTGGCCGAATTACGAAGTCGTAAGGGTATGAGTCCCGGTGCGGGTTCCAGCGCGACTACCAGTGGCTCGGGTTTTGGGGCCGGCTCTCAAGGAGAAGGCGTGGTTCATGCCAATGCCCTTCAATCAGTATCCTCGGATCGGTTATCGG GACCGTACCTTGAGGAAGATGATTGGAGTCGGTGA
- the LOC141642495 gene encoding F-box/FBD/LRR-repeat protein At4g26340-like isoform X1: MKFRLQKLNRLKEDVGRDRISELSDDVIIHILSFLPTLDAVKTVLLRRFGNLWTLVPTLRFDIYEFQDKMYPDAKWEDYDFGRFYIFIRSVLMLHQSPSVQIFSLCLAFRSEDEMFKVADDIKLWLNFALDKQAKEIIVRHISQGSVDLNPIPANFTSQSLVILELSCCSIEPQIQVDLGSLKKLLLDHVSLTEKAFQQFIFGCPSMQELSIIEPNGMKKVSFNAPNINKFSFVLTDGYDDNDPWVLDFPNLKTLDLLIDRIPHIIDVSSVQVFHLKDIMYEMEEEDDEDDPGMFNIFFRKFLGVKIFQLSCKASEPFLHRLDLIDDLHLLETTWKSLALELVLLCDNCLLGIYRLMRSLKHLEELIIYTTEETTVSSVCSTSSLCIHEDSEASLYTPPFELPSDYVMPKLKTVTLHGLVKPWNRQLQLVEFLLKTAIILDKLVIAPSKRVLTEGEELEFVKHVSSFKRASTSARVFFA, encoded by the exons ATGAAATTCAGGCTTCAAAAGCTTAATCGTTTGAAGGAGGATGTGGGGCGAGATAGAATCAGTGAGTTGTCAGATGACGTTATTATCCACATTCTTTCATTTCTGCCCACTCTTGATGCTGTTAAAACAGTCTTGCTTCGTCGTTTTGGAAACCTTTGGACTTTAGTTCCTACTCTTAGGTTCGACATTTATGAATTCCAAGATAAAATGTATCCGGATGCTAAATGGGAAGACTATGATTTTGGGCGGTTCTACATTTTCATCCGCAGCGTGTTGATGCTTCACCAGAGTCCATCTGTTCAAATTTTTTCTCTTTGTTTAGCATTCCGATCTGAAGATGAAATGTTCAAGGTTGCCGATGATATAAAACTGTGGTTGAATTTTGCGTTAGATAAACAAGCCAAAGAAATCATAGTCCGTCATATATCTCAAGGTTCTGTTGATTTGAATCCAATTCCAGCTAATTTCACTAGTCAATCTCTGGTGATACTTGAACTCAGTTGCTGCAGTATTGAGCCACAAATTCAGGTTGACCTAGGATCTCTAAAGAAGCTATTACTCGATCACGTGAGTTTGACGGAGAAGGCATTCCAACAATTTATATTTGGATGTCCTTCCATGCAAGAACTATCTATCATCGAGCCTAACGGTATGAAGAAAGTGAGTTTTAATGCTCCAAACATTAATAAATTTTCTTTTGTTCTTACGGATGGTTATGATGACAATGATCCTTGGGTGCTTGATTTCCCCAACCTTAAAACTTTGGATTTGTTAATAGATCGAATACCACACATCATTGATGTTTCATCTGTGCAAGTTTTCCACCTCAAAGATATTATGTATGaaatggaggaggaggatgatgaggatgatcctgGGATGTTCAATATATTCTTTCGGAAGTTCCTAGGTGTTAAAATTTTCCAGTTGTCATGTAAAGCTTCTGAG CCTTTTCTCCATAGACTCGATTTAATTGATGATTTGCATCTCTTGGAAACTACATGGAAGAGTTTAGCTCTGGAATTGGTGCTGCTCTGTGACAACTGTCTTTTAGGCATTTATCGACTGATGAGAAGTTTAAAGCACTTAGAAGAACTCATTATATATACAACCGAAGAGACAACTGTCAGCAGTGTATGCAGTACCTCAAGTTTATGTATACATGAGGATTCAGAGGCCAGTTTGTACACGCCTCCTTTTGAGCTTCCTTCTGATTATGTGATGCCAAAACTTAAAACTGTCACTCTACATGGACTCGTCAAACCTTGGAATCGTCAGCTTCAACTAGTTGAGTTCTTGCTCAAAACCGCAATTATCTTGGACAAATTGGTAATCGCACCCTCTAAGCGTGTTTTAACAGAAGGGGAGGAACTGGAATTTGTCAAGCATGTGTCGAGCTTCAAGAGAGCCTCAACAAGTGCCAGGGTATTCTTTGCTTGA
- the LOC141642495 gene encoding F-box/FBD/LRR-repeat protein At5g56420-like isoform X2, producing the protein MKFRLQKLNRLKEDVGRDRISELSDDVIIHILSFLPTLDAVKTVLLRRFGNLWTLVPTLRFDIYEFQDKMYPDAKWEDYDFGRFYIFIRSVLMLHQSPSVQIFSLCLAFRSEDEMFKVADDIKLWLNFALDKQAKEIIVRHISQGSVDLNPIPANFTSQSLVILELSCCSIEPQIQVDLGSLKKLLLDHVSLTEKAFQQFIFGCPSMQELSIIEPNDRIPHIIDVSSVQVFHLKDIMYEMEEEDDEDDPGMFNIFFRKFLGVKIFQLSCKASEPFLHRLDLIDDLHLLETTWKSLALELVLLCDNCLLGIYRLMRSLKHLEELIIYTTEETTVSSVCSTSSLCIHEDSEASLYTPPFELPSDYVMPKLKTVTLHGLVKPWNRQLQLVEFLLKTAIILDKLVIAPSKRVLTEGEELEFVKHVSSFKRASTSARVFFA; encoded by the exons ATGAAATTCAGGCTTCAAAAGCTTAATCGTTTGAAGGAGGATGTGGGGCGAGATAGAATCAGTGAGTTGTCAGATGACGTTATTATCCACATTCTTTCATTTCTGCCCACTCTTGATGCTGTTAAAACAGTCTTGCTTCGTCGTTTTGGAAACCTTTGGACTTTAGTTCCTACTCTTAGGTTCGACATTTATGAATTCCAAGATAAAATGTATCCGGATGCTAAATGGGAAGACTATGATTTTGGGCGGTTCTACATTTTCATCCGCAGCGTGTTGATGCTTCACCAGAGTCCATCTGTTCAAATTTTTTCTCTTTGTTTAGCATTCCGATCTGAAGATGAAATGTTCAAGGTTGCCGATGATATAAAACTGTGGTTGAATTTTGCGTTAGATAAACAAGCCAAAGAAATCATAGTCCGTCATATATCTCAAGGTTCTGTTGATTTGAATCCAATTCCAGCTAATTTCACTAGTCAATCTCTGGTGATACTTGAACTCAGTTGCTGCAGTATTGAGCCACAAATTCAGGTTGACCTAGGATCTCTAAAGAAGCTATTACTCGATCACGTGAGTTTGACGGAGAAGGCATTCCAACAATTTATATTTGGATGTCCTTCCATGCAAGAACTATCTATCATCGAGCCTAACG ATCGAATACCACACATCATTGATGTTTCATCTGTGCAAGTTTTCCACCTCAAAGATATTATGTATGaaatggaggaggaggatgatgaggatgatcctgGGATGTTCAATATATTCTTTCGGAAGTTCCTAGGTGTTAAAATTTTCCAGTTGTCATGTAAAGCTTCTGAG CCTTTTCTCCATAGACTCGATTTAATTGATGATTTGCATCTCTTGGAAACTACATGGAAGAGTTTAGCTCTGGAATTGGTGCTGCTCTGTGACAACTGTCTTTTAGGCATTTATCGACTGATGAGAAGTTTAAAGCACTTAGAAGAACTCATTATATATACAACCGAAGAGACAACTGTCAGCAGTGTATGCAGTACCTCAAGTTTATGTATACATGAGGATTCAGAGGCCAGTTTGTACACGCCTCCTTTTGAGCTTCCTTCTGATTATGTGATGCCAAAACTTAAAACTGTCACTCTACATGGACTCGTCAAACCTTGGAATCGTCAGCTTCAACTAGTTGAGTTCTTGCTCAAAACCGCAATTATCTTGGACAAATTGGTAATCGCACCCTCTAAGCGTGTTTTAACAGAAGGGGAGGAACTGGAATTTGTCAAGCATGTGTCGAGCTTCAAGAGAGCCTCAACAAGTGCCAGGGTATTCTTTGCTTGA